One region of Citrus sinensis cultivar Valencia sweet orange chromosome 6, DVS_A1.0, whole genome shotgun sequence genomic DNA includes:
- the LOC102613870 gene encoding cytochrome P450 85A — MAIFMVVVGFVLMLCTSCTALLRWNEVRYRKKGLPPGTMGWPIIGETTEFLKQGPNFMKNQRARYGNFFKTHFLGCPAIISMDPEMNRYILMNEAKGLVPGYPQSMSDILGKCNIAAVHGTSHKHMRGALLALISPTMIRDQLLPKIDAFMRTHLSDWDNKIINIQDKTKEMALLSSLKQIATKESGLISQSFMPEFFKLVSGTLALPIDLPGTKYRQGLQARKNILRMLRKLLEDRRASEETQLDMLGCLMNKDENKYKLTDDEIIDQIITILYSGYETVSTTSMMAVKYLHDHPKVLEELRKEHLAIREKRRPEDPIEWNDLKSMRFTRAVIFETSRLATIVNGVLRKTTKEMELNGFVIPEGWRIYVYTREINYDPYIYPDPLAFNPWRWLDKSLENQNYLFIFGGGTRQCPGKELGIAEISTFLHYFVTRYRWEEVGGDKLMKFPRVEAPNGLHIRVSAAN, encoded by the exons ATGGCTATTTTCATGGTGGTTGTTGGTTTCGTCTTGATGCTTTGTACTTCCTGTACTGCTTTGCTTAGATGGAATGAAGTTAGATATAGAAAGAAAGGCCTCCCTCCTGGTACAATGGGCTGGCCAATCATTGGTGAAACCACTGAGTTTCTTAAGCAAGGCCCCAACTTCATGAAAAACCAAAGAGCCAG GTATGGCAACTTTTTCAAGACTCATTTTCTAGGATGCCCAGCAATTATTTCAATGGATCCAGAGATGAACAGATACATTTTAATGAATGAAGCAAAAGGGCTTGTTCCTGGCTACCCACAATCAATGAGTGATATATTAGGCAAATGCAACATTGCAGCTGTTCATGGGACTAGTCACAAGCACATGAGAGGAGCATTGCTTGCCCTCATTAGTCCCACTATGATCAGAGACCAGCTCTTGCCAAAAATTGATGCTTTCATGAGAACCCATCTAAGTGATTGGGATAACAAAATCATCAACATACAAGATAAAACCAAAGAG ATGGCACTTTTATCTTCACTTAAGCAAATTGCTACCAAGGAATCTGGCTTAATATCTCAAAGTTTCATGCCTGAGTTCTTTAAGTTGGTTTCGGGAACCTTGGCACTGCCTATAGATCTTCCCGGAACAAAATATCGACAAGGGTTACAA GcaaggaaaaatattttaagaatgtTGAGAAAACTGTTAGAGGACAGAAGAGCTTCTGAAGAAACCCAACTAGACATGCTTGGTTGCCTAATGAACAAGGatgaaaacaaatataaactAACTGATGATGAGATAATTGATCAAATAATCACTATCTTATATTCTGGTTACGAAACGGTATCGACAACTTCAATGATGGCGGTTAAGTATCTACATGATCATCCAAAAGTCCTTGAAGAGCTTCGA AAAGAACATTTGGCAATTAGAGAAAAGAGAAGGCCAGAGGATCCAATTGAATGGAATGATCTTAAATCAATGAGATTTACTCGTGCG GTGATATTTGAGACCTCAAGATTAGCTACAATCGTTAATGGGGTTTTGAGAAAAACTACTAAAGAAATGGAGCTCAATG gATTTGTCATCCCAGAAGGATGGAGAATATATGTTTATACAAGAGAGATTAACTATGACCCGTATATATACCCCGATCCATTGGCCTTCAATCCATGGAGATGGCTG GACAAGAGTTTAGAGAATCAAAACTATTTATTCATATTCGGAGGAGGCACAAGGCAGTGTCCGGGAAAGGAACTTGGGATAGCCGAAATTTCAACTTTCCTTCACTATTTTGTAACTAGATATCG CTGGGAGGAAGTTGGGGGAGATAAGCTAATGAAGTTTCCAAGAGTTGAAGCACCAAATGGATTGCACATTAGGGTTTCAGCAGCTAACTGA
- the LOC102614175 gene encoding UDP-arabinopyranose mutase 1 has translation MDYKKVTENATPEETAAMPRGIPLLKDELDIVIPTIRNLDFLEMWRPFFEPYHLIIVQDGDPSKTINVPDGFDYELYNRNDINRILGPKASCISFKDSACRCFGYMVSKKKYIFTIDDDCFVGKDPSGKPINALEQHIKNILSPSTPLFFNTLYDPFREGADFVRGYPFSLREGVPTAVSHGLWLNIPDYDAPTQLVKPRERNTRYVDMVLTIPKGTLFPMCGMNLAFDRHLIGPAMYFGLMGDGQPIGRYDDMWAGWCTKVICDHLNLGVKTGLPYIFHSKASNPFVNLKKEYKGIFWQEDIIPFFQAVTLPKECTTVQECYIELSKQVKEKLSKVDPYFDKLADAMVTWIEAWDELNPAGAAVANGKA, from the exons ATGGATTACAAAAAAGTAACAGAGAATGCAACTCCGGAAGAAACAGCAGCAATGCCAAGGGGAATCCCTTTGTTGAAAGATGAGCTTGATATTGTGATACCCACCATCAGGAATCTTGATTTCTTGGAGATGTGGAGGCCCTTTTTTGAGCCTTATCATTTGATCATTGTTCAAGATGGTGATCCTTCTAAGACCATCAATGTTCCTGATGGTTTTGACTATGAGTTGTACAATCGTAATGATATTAACAGGATTTTGGGTCCCAAGGCCTCTTGCATTTCCTTCAAGGATTCTGCTTGTAGGTGTTTTGGCTACATGGTCTCCAAAAAGAAGTATATTTTCACCATTGATGATGATTGCTTT GTTGGTAAGGATCCATCTGGAAAACCAATCAATGCGCTCGAGCAGCACATCAAGAACATTCTCTCCCCTTCAACTCCCCTTTTCTTCAACACTCTGTATGATCCCTTCAGAGAGGGTGCAGATTTTGTCCGTGGATACCCTTTCAGTCTCCGCGAGGGTGTCCCAACTGCTGTTTCTCATGGCCTCTGGCTCAACATTCCGGACTATGATGCACCTACACAGCTTGTGAAGCCACGGGAGAGGAACACTAG GTATGTGGATATGGTTTTGACCATTCCTAAGGGCACTCTCTTCCCCATGTGTGGTATGAATTTGGCATTTGACCGTCACTTGATTGGCCCTGCAATGTATTTTGGCCTCATGGGCGACGGTCAGCCAATTGGACGTTATGATGATATGTGGGCTGGCTGGTGCACCAAG GTGATATGTGACCATTTGAATTTGGGAGTAAAGACTGGTCTGCCTTATATCTTCCACAGCAAAGCAAGCAACCCGTTTGTGAACCTAAAGAAAGAGTACAAGGGCATCTTCTGGCAGGAAGATATCATCCCATTCTTCCAAGCCGTGACACTTCCAAAAGAGTGCACTACTGTGCAAGAGTGCTACATTGAACTGTCGAAACAGGTCAAGGAAAAGCTTAGCAAAGTAGATCCCTACTTCGACAAGTTGGCAGATGCCATGGTGACCTGGATTGAAGCGTGGGATGAGCTTAACCCAGCTGGAGCTGCAGTGGCCAATGGCAAAGCCTAA
- the LOC102614460 gene encoding probable tRNA (guanine(26)-N(2))-dimethyltransferase 2, with amino-acid sequence MEDLNDYTIIKEGEAEILMHAKNEVFYNKTQVNNRDISIAVMRTFISKRNQEHEAMLSKRTTSAPKVSEKDGEEEAPDESVVNENSNGEIERPAEISQDEPCCISEEAVKPTERNVLRQLKPPRVLEALSASGLRALRYAREVEGIGQVVALDNDKASVEACRRNIKFNGSVACSKVESHLADARVYMLTHPKEFDVVDLDPYGSPSVFLDSAIQSVADGGMLMCTATDMAVLCGGNGEVCYSKYGSYPLRGKYCHEMALRILLACIESHANRYKRYIEPVLSVQMDFYVRVFVRIYTSASAMKSTPLKLSYVYQCIGCDSFHLQPVGRTASNKNNSVRYLPGFGPVVPQLCSDCGKKFNMGGPIWSGRIHDQEWVNSILGEVKSMKDRYPAYDRISAVLTTISEELPDVPLFLSLHNLCSTLKCTSPSAVMFRSAVINAGYRVSGTHVNPLGLKTDAPMGVIWDIMRCWVKNHPVKAQLPDQPGSVILAREPTLQANFARAVASLSKAQAKKVARFLPNPEKHWGPKPRAGRQITSKHISLLGAEAVNGHLSLEDGEEPDAKRQKTEDTTQKTEDATPSS; translated from the exons ATGGAGGATCTTAATGATTATACAATTATCAAGGAAGGAGAAGCCGAGATTCTCATGCACGCTAAAAATGAagtattttacaataaaacccag GTTAACAACAGGGACATATCAATTGCTGTCATGAGGACATTTATATCTAAACGCAATCAGGAGCATGAAGCAATGTTGTCTAAAAGAACAACATCTGCTCCAAAGGTGTCAGAGAAGGATGGTGAGGAAGAAGCGCCTGATGAGTCCGTagttaatgaaaattcaaatggTGAAATTGAAAGGCCTGCTGAGATATCTCAAGATGAACCATGTTGCATATCAGAAGAAGCAGTCAAGCCCACTGAGAGAAATGTGCTAAGGCAACTGAAGCCACCAAGAGTTCTTGAG GCCTTATCAGCTTCTGGGTTAAGAGCTCTAAGATATGCTCGTGAAGTAGAAGGAATTGGTCAAGTTGTGGCCTTAGACAATGATAAAG CTTCAGTTGAAGCTTGCAGGAGAAATATAAAGTTCAATGGTTCAGTGGCATGTTCAAAGGTGGAGTCACATCTTGCAGATGCTCGTGTATATATGCTTACCCATCCCAAAGAATTTGATGTG GTTGATCTTGATCCTTATGGTTCTCCTTCCGTGTTTCTGGACTCTGCTATTCAATCTGTTGCTGATGGAGGCATGTTGATGTGTACAGCAACAGACATGGCTGTGCTTTGTGGGGGTAATGGGGAGGTTTGCTATTCCAA ATATGGTTCCTATCCGTTGAGGGGGAAATATTGCCATGAAATGGCTTTGAGGATTCTCCTGGCATGCATTGAG AGCCATGCAAATCGTTACAAGCGATACATTGAACCTGTGTTATCTGTCCAGATGGACTTTTACGTTCGAGTTTTTGTTCGTATATACAC TTCTGCAAGTGCAATGAAAAGTACTCCCCTCAAGCTCTCATATGTATACCAGTGCATTGGTTGTGATTCTTTCCATCTACAGCCCGTTGGGAGGACTGCCTCCAACAAG AATAACAGTGTAAGATATCTACCGGGGTTCGGTCCTGTTGTTCCTCAATTGTGCAGTGACTGTGggaaaaaattcaatatggGGGGGCCTATATGGTCTGGTCGCATCCATGATCAGGAATGGGTAAATTCCATCCTAGGTGAAGTGAAGTCTATGAAGGACCGGTATCCTGCCTATGATCGCATCTCTGCTGTATTGACAACAATTTCGGAG GAATTGCCTGACGTTCCTCTCTTTTTGAGTCTGCACAACCTCTGTTCAACATTAAAATGCACTTCCCCTTCGGCAGTAATGTTCCGATCTGCTGTGATCAATGCAGGATATCGTGTTTCTGGAACCCACGTGAATCCATTAGGGCTCAAGACCGATGCACCCATGGGTGTCATATGGGACATAATGCGTTGCTGG GTCAAAAATCATCCAGTCAAAGCTCAACTGCCTGATCAGCCAGGAAGTGTAATACTAGCAAGGGAACCAACTCTTCAA GCCAATTTTGCTCGAGCTGTTGCGTCTCTCAGCAAGGCACAAGCCAAGAAGGTTGCTCGCTTCCTTCCGAATCCTGAAAAGCACTGGGGTCCTAAACCCAGAGCTGGTCGTCAAATCACAAGCAAACACATCTCTCTTCTAGGTGCAGAGGCTGTCAATGGACATCTTAGCCTTGAAGATGGTGAAGAGCCTGATGCCAAGCGTCAGAAGACGGAGGACACCACTCAGAAGACTGAGGATGCCACCCCAAGttcatga
- the LOC102628257 gene encoding MYB-like transcription factor EOBII, with product MMRMMGWGATTEQGWRKGPWTPEEDKLLTEHVNLLGEGRWSSVARSAGLNRSGKSCRLRWVNYLRPGLKRGQLTPQEEGIIIELHALWGNKWSTIARYLPGRTDNEIKNYWRTHFKKEKSSQKQEKRKALLLKQKQQQQKQQQQHEDNMNRVSSNDEKTMSTAEHEKQMAFMQPAMAMENQSWPTMYQDIASWPSDHHQPAVIDELGLWGGLWTFDDTNGRVDASTNCNKMAAAVQQNQAATFALGGDSSNFCNGGYIFQEGF from the exons aTGATGAGAATGATGGGTTGGGGAGCAACTACAGAACAAGGATGGAGAAAGGGTCCTTGGACTCCTGAAGAAGATAAGTTGCTTACCGAACATGTCAATTTGCTTGGAGAAGGAAGATGGAGTTCCGTGGCCCGGTCTGCAG GTTTGAATAGGAGTGGAAAGAGCTGCAGGCTGAGATGGGTGAATTATTTGAGGCCTGGTCTCAAAAGAGGCCAACTAACACCTCAAGAGGAAGGCATCATTATTGAATTGCATGCTTTGTGGGGTAACAA ATGGTCGACTATTGCTAGATACTTGCCAGGGAGAACAGACAATGAGATAAAGAATTATTGGAGGACCCATTTCAAGAAGGAAAAATCTTCTCAGAAGCAAGAAAAGCGAAAGGCTCTACttttgaaacaaaagcaaCAACAGCaaaagcagcagcagcaacatgAAGATAATATGAATAGGGTTTCATCCAATGATGAGAAAACGATGAGTACTGCAGAGCATGAGAAGCAGATGGCTTTCATGCAACCGGCGATGGCTATGGAGAATCAGAGCTGGCCAACTATGTATCAAGATATTGCATCTTGGCCGTCCGATCATCATCAGCCTGCAGTGATAGATGAATTAGGGTTGTGGGGTGGCCTGTGGACATTCGATGACACAAACGGCCGTGTTGACGCAAGCACTAACTGCAACAAGATGGCTGCCGCCGTGCAGCAAAATCAGGCCGCAACTTTTGCTCTTGGAGGGGATTCAAGCAACTTCTGCAATGGAGGGTACATTTTTCAAGAAGGATTTTGA
- the LOC102614744 gene encoding uncharacterized protein LOC102614744 isoform X2 codes for MEGLTASEVAGFGVGTVLLCATIAAPKLDAFFSASQRSIRLKECNFVFCGELRCLLCYGALLGIVDSADMLLSFVPWVCARSVVMSG; via the exons ATGGAGGGTTTAACAGCAAGTGAAGTCGCAGGATTTGGTGTGGGCACTGTGCTTCTATGTGCCACTATTGCTGCACCTAAGCTTGATGCTTTCTTTTCTGCTTCTCAAAGAAG TATTAGGCTGAAGGAGTgcaattttgttttctgtgGAGAGCTGAGGTGCCTGCTCTGTTATGGAGCATTGTTGGGTATTGTGGATTCAGCTGATATGCTGCTGTCTTTTG TTCCTTGGGTATGTGCAAGAAGTGTGGTGATGTCGGGATGA
- the LOC102614744 gene encoding uncharacterized protein LOC102614744 isoform X1 gives MEGLTASEVAGFGVGTVLLCATIAAPKLDAFFSASQRSSLGMCKKCGDVGMIACSRCKGMGLIKSNGLFGFSIMDELYPPLDGAESQMKSIGCSKCKGRGHFCCPACSNKPQV, from the exons ATGGAGGGTTTAACAGCAAGTGAAGTCGCAGGATTTGGTGTGGGCACTGTGCTTCTATGTGCCACTATTGCTGCACCTAAGCTTGATGCTTTCTTTTCTGCTTCTCAAAGAAG TTCCTTGGGTATGTGCAAGAAGTGTGGTGATGTCGGGATGATTGCATGCTCGAGGTGTAAAGGAATGGGactaatcaaatcaaatggaCTGTTCGGTTTTAGTATCATGGACGAACTGTATCCACCACTTGATGGCGCTGAATCACAAATGAAATCAATTGGATGCTCCAAATGCAAGGGTAGAGGCCACTTCTGCTGCCCTGCTTGCTCTAATAAGCCCCAAGTTTAA
- the LOC102615242 gene encoding agamous-like MADS-box protein MADS2 encodes MGRGRVELKRIENKINRQVTFAKRRNGLLKKAYELSVLCDAEVALIIFSNRGKLYEFCSSSSMLKTLERYQKCSYGAVEVNKPAKELESSYREYLKLKTRFESLQRTQRNLLGEDLGPLNSKELEQLERQLESSLKHVRSTKTQYMLDQLSDLQNKEQLLLDTNRALTIKLDEINAKTQLRPSWEGGEQQLGYNPQHAQTQGLFQPIECNPTLQIGYNPSCSDQMTATSHAQQVSGFIPGWML; translated from the exons ATGGGAAGAGGGAGGGTTGAGTTGAAGAGAATAGAGAACAAGATAAACAGGCAAGTGACGTTTGCTAAGAGAAGAAATGGGTTGTTGAAGAAAGCTTATGAGCTTTCTGTTCTCTGTGATGCTGAGGTGGCTCTCATCATCTTCTCTAATCGTGGCAAGCTCTACGAGTTTTGTAGCAGCTCTag CATGCTCAAGACCCTTGAAAGGTACCAGAAATGCAGCTACGGTGCAGTGGAAGTCAATAAGCCAGCAAAGGAGCTCGAG AGCAGCTACCGGGAGTACTTGAAACTGAAAACAAGATTTGAGTCCTTGCAGCGAACTCAGAG GAATCTTCTTGGAGAGGATTTGGGGCCTCTCAACTCAAAGGAACTGGAGCAGCTTGAGCGTCAGCTAGAGTCATCCTTGAAGCATGTTCGCTCCACCAAG ACACAGTATATGCTTGATCAGCTTTCTGATCTTCAAAACAAG GAACAATTGTTACTAGATACTAACAGAGCTTTGACAATAAAG TTGGATGAAATCAATGCAAAGACTCAGCTTCGACCTTCTTGGGAAGGCGGTGAGCAGCAACTAGGTTATAATCCTCAGCATGCTCAAACTCAAGGACTATTCCAGCCTATTGAATGCAATCCTACTTTGCAAATTgg ATATAATCCTTCATGTTCAGACCAGATGACTGCAACAAGTCATGCTCAACAAGTGAGTGGTTTCATCCCAGGATGGATGCTGTGA